A genomic stretch from Chloroflexota bacterium includes:
- the selD gene encoding selenide, water dikinase SelD, which translates to MTNNKLPITNHSPGKQIRLTTLASCAGUAAKLDPQVLGQVVRSLGELFQPKDYPALLVGLNAPDDAAVYRLNDAQAIISTTDFFPPVVDEAYEFGAIAAANALSDIYAMGGEPLFALNLAAWPDDVDPALLADVLRGGAEKVKEAGAVVAGGHTITDREPKYGLAVTGLVHPDHIFTKGGARPGDALILTKPLGTGAITTAIKRDQVGEADASACIESMMKLNRDSARAAQEFGSAIRAVTDITGFGLAGHGHEMAHLSGCAIRLEFAKLPWLPGAERYAREWIFPDGAERNEHYYSQWVKLERQLADWERMLLFDPQTSGGLLIALDANRADEFLRRAPGWKIGQAESGLAGELIFC; encoded by the coding sequence ATGACAAATAACAAATTACCAATAACCAATCATTCACCGGGCAAACAAATTCGCCTGACAACGCTGGCCTCGTGCGCCGGTTGAGCGGCCAAACTTGATCCTCAGGTTCTGGGGCAAGTAGTCCGTTCGTTGGGCGAACTGTTTCAACCCAAAGACTACCCGGCTCTGCTGGTTGGCTTAAACGCGCCCGATGACGCCGCCGTCTACCGCCTTAACGACGCGCAGGCCATCATCTCCACCACCGACTTCTTCCCGCCGGTTGTTGATGAGGCTTACGAGTTTGGAGCCATTGCGGCGGCCAACGCCCTCTCGGATATTTACGCCATGGGCGGCGAGCCATTGTTCGCCCTCAACCTGGCCGCCTGGCCGGACGATGTTGACCCGGCCCTGCTCGCGGACGTTTTGCGCGGCGGGGCCGAGAAGGTGAAGGAGGCCGGGGCGGTTGTCGCCGGCGGCCACACCATCACCGACCGCGAACCCAAATACGGTCTGGCCGTCACCGGCCTTGTTCATCCCGACCACATTTTCACCAAAGGCGGCGCTCGTCCTGGTGATGCCCTCATTCTCACCAAGCCGCTCGGAACCGGGGCCATCACCACCGCCATCAAACGCGACCAGGTCGGCGAAGCTGATGCCAGCGCCTGCATTGAAAGCATGATGAAGTTGAATCGTGACTCGGCCCGCGCCGCGCAGGAATTCGGTTCAGCCATTCGCGCCGTCACCGACATCACCGGCTTTGGCCTCGCCGGGCACGGCCACGAAATGGCCCATCTGTCCGGCTGTGCGATCCGGCTTGAATTTGCTAAACTACCCTGGCTACCCGGCGCCGAACGTTATGCCCGCGAGTGGATTTTCCCCGACGGCGCGGAACGCAACGAACATTATTATTCGCAATGGGTAAAGCTCGAACGCCAACTGGCCGACTGGGAACGAATGTTGTTGTTCGACCCGCAAACCAGCGGCGGCTTGTTAATTGCTCTGGACGCGAACCGGGCCGACGAGTTTCTGCGCCGCGCGCCGGGCTGGAAGATTGGCCAGGCTGAGAGCGGCCTGGCCGGTGAACTCATCTTCTGTTGA
- a CDS encoding DUF3662 domain-containing protein yields MSNRLAILEAQIEQLVEGTLSRLLAGRLQAREVAVRLARAMEDHALPGPGGARLAPSRYVVHLNPDDVAALQTASPELTQRLTDELVIFARELDLTLAAPPAVVIEANAEVELNGIRVDPAPAQPREPTQPMISMNTPLPAQRAPKAYLIVGGDRHLQLDRPVITLGRRLDNTVILDDPRVSRHHAQLRQRYGRWVLYDLGSAAGTSVNNDRVEECVLRPGDVISLAGVALIYGEEEPGGNPEDTGHTRPMQTRADARPKMKDELRRMKDE; encoded by the coding sequence ATGAGCAATCGTCTGGCTATTTTAGAGGCTCAGATCGAGCAATTAGTGGAAGGCACGCTCTCGCGATTGCTGGCCGGACGGCTTCAGGCCCGCGAGGTGGCCGTGCGGCTGGCGCGAGCTATGGAAGACCACGCCCTGCCCGGCCCCGGCGGAGCGCGGTTGGCGCCGAGCCGCTACGTTGTTCATCTTAACCCCGATGACGTTGCCGCGTTGCAAACGGCCTCACCCGAACTGACTCAACGTTTGACCGACGAGCTGGTGATCTTTGCCCGCGAACTTGATCTGACTCTGGCCGCGCCGCCAGCAGTCGTCATCGAAGCCAACGCCGAGGTTGAACTTAACGGCATTCGCGTTGACCCGGCGCCGGCCCAACCCAGAGAGCCGACCCAGCCCATGATCTCAATGAACACGCCGCTCCCGGCCCAGCGCGCGCCCAAAGCCTACTTGATTGTGGGCGGCGACCGGCACTTGCAATTGGATCGGCCCGTCATCACACTGGGGAGGCGGCTCGACAACACCGTGATTCTGGATGACCCGCGAGTCTCACGCCATCATGCCCAGCTTCGCCAGCGATATGGCCGCTGGGTGCTCTACGATCTCGGTTCAGCCGCCGGCACGTCGGTCAACAACGATCGCGTGGAAGAATGTGTGCTCCGCCCCGGCGACGTGATCTCGCTGGCCGGGGTCGCGCTTATTTACGGCGAAGAAGAACCGGGCGGCAACCCCGAAGACACCGGCCACACCCGCCCCATGCAGACTCGCGCTGATGCCAGGCCTAAAATGAAGGATGAATTACGAAGGATGAAGGATGAATAA
- a CDS encoding FHA domain-containing protein, giving the protein MSPAFALFLLRLVLALLLYTFLGGILYLLWLDTRQALARAQARDRARGRLVLIACDLPSPSLGETFPLLPLTSIGRAPTNTVPLPDETASLEHALITHRNGKWWLEDLDSRNGTTLNGQAVTTPTVVSTGDVVGLGRAQFKLEVE; this is encoded by the coding sequence ATGTCCCCCGCTTTCGCGCTGTTCCTGCTTCGTCTAGTTTTAGCGCTCCTGCTTTACACATTTCTCGGCGGCATTCTATATTTATTGTGGCTCGACACACGCCAGGCCCTGGCCCGCGCTCAGGCCCGCGACCGGGCGCGTGGCCGCCTCGTCTTGATCGCCTGCGACCTGCCTTCGCCGTCGCTCGGCGAAACGTTCCCGCTTCTGCCGCTCACCTCCATTGGCCGCGCGCCCACCAACACCGTTCCCCTGCCCGACGAAACGGCCTCGCTTGAACATGCCCTCATCACCCATCGCAACGGCAAGTGGTGGCTGGAAGACTTGGACTCGCGCAACGGCACCACCCTCAACGGTCAGGCCGTCACCACGCCTACCGTCGTCAGCACCGGCGACGTGGTGGGGCTGGGGCGGGCGCAGTTTAAGTTGGAGGTGGAGTGA
- the mtnP gene encoding S-methyl-5'-thioadenosine phosphorylase, producing the protein MPDKISLAIIGGSGLYNMAGLTHTEERHIVTPFGPPSDPIVVGTLEGKQVAFLARHGKGHRFSPTEVNYRANIYALKMLGVERIVSVSACGSLREDYAPGHIVIPDQIFDNTKSRERSFFGRGLVAHVGVADPFCPDLSAQLYEAVKATGAPVHQGGSFITIEGPRFSTKAESQTFRSWGMSLVGMTASPEAFLAREAEICYACMAHVTDYDVWHVSEAPVTVEMVIRILTRNTAVAQKAIAGLTGNLRSERNCHCGSALADALITDRARIPESARNELRAIVGKYLQ; encoded by the coding sequence ATGCCCGATAAAATCTCTCTCGCCATCATCGGCGGCTCCGGCCTCTACAACATGGCCGGGCTAACCCACACCGAAGAGCGCCACATTGTCACTCCGTTCGGTCCGCCCAGCGACCCAATCGTCGTTGGCACGCTTGAAGGAAAGCAAGTGGCCTTTCTGGCAAGGCATGGTAAAGGCCACCGCTTCTCGCCTACCGAGGTGAACTACCGGGCCAACATTTATGCTCTCAAGATGCTGGGCGTGGAGCGCATTGTTTCGGTGAGCGCCTGTGGCTCACTGCGCGAAGATTACGCGCCCGGTCACATCGTCATCCCCGACCAGATTTTCGACAACACCAAGAGCCGCGAGCGCAGTTTCTTTGGGCGCGGGCTGGTAGCTCACGTCGGCGTAGCCGACCCGTTCTGCCCCGACCTCTCGGCTCAACTCTACGAGGCGGTCAAAGCCACCGGCGCGCCGGTTCATCAGGGCGGCTCGTTCATCACCATCGAAGGCCCGCGCTTCAGCACCAAAGCCGAGAGCCAGACCTTCCGCAGTTGGGGCATGAGCCTGGTGGGCATGACGGCCAGCCCTGAGGCCTTTCTGGCCCGCGAAGCCGAAATTTGCTACGCCTGCATGGCCCACGTCACCGACTACGACGTGTGGCACGTCTCCGAAGCGCCGGTCACGGTGGAGATGGTCATTCGCATTCTGACCCGGAACACAGCGGTCGCCCAGAAGGCCATTGCCGGTTTGACCGGCAACTTGCGCTCCGAGCGCAACTGCCACTGCGGCTCGGCCCTGGCCGACGCCCTCATCACCGACCGCGCCCGCATCCCTGAAAGCGCGCGCAATGAGTTGAGGGCGATTGTCGGGAAATATCTCCAGTAA